In the genome of Croceimicrobium hydrocarbonivorans, one region contains:
- a CDS encoding ABC transporter permease encodes MKTLFKIAWRNIWRNRLRSLVVIISIILGIWAGVFVSAFSFGLNDQRKVSMIRNQISHLQFHDPRWEEEPNVNYLISDAKAVESWLEQQKPEAYAFRLKTMGMAATAHFSGGVQIIGIQPEQESLLTGLGGRIDSGDYLNDKGRNPILVGEALAEKLEVKPGSRVILSFSDGAQNLVSASFKVKGLYHDVSSQIEKLNVYIRAEDLQSLLGLEADQYHEAALLLKDDNQVEAELSKAKEAFPQLLVESWKDLAPELAYADELMSQMLYIIIGIIMLALSFGIINTMLMAVLERRKELGMLMSVGMSKRRVFAMVIIETLLLALISGPLGIIAGYLSISSTAESGLNLAMFSDGLSSYGIGTIIYPSLPQSFYFGTAAIVFIMTLLAAIYPARHALKLNPVETMRTL; translated from the coding sequence ATGAAAACTTTATTTAAAATCGCCTGGCGTAATATCTGGCGCAATCGCCTGCGCAGCCTGGTGGTTATCATCTCCATCATTTTGGGAATTTGGGCGGGTGTATTTGTAAGTGCCTTTAGCTTCGGATTGAACGACCAGCGCAAGGTGAGTATGATCCGCAATCAGATATCCCATTTACAATTCCATGATCCTCGCTGGGAAGAAGAGCCCAATGTTAACTACCTCATTTCGGATGCCAAAGCGGTTGAGAGTTGGTTAGAACAACAAAAGCCAGAAGCCTATGCCTTTCGATTGAAAACCATGGGCATGGCCGCTACCGCTCATTTTAGTGGAGGCGTGCAAATCATTGGAATACAGCCCGAGCAGGAAAGCCTCTTAACTGGTTTAGGTGGCCGCATTGATAGTGGTGACTATCTCAATGATAAAGGCCGCAATCCCATTCTAGTCGGTGAAGCCTTAGCCGAAAAGCTGGAGGTAAAACCCGGTTCCAGAGTTATTCTCAGCTTTAGTGATGGCGCACAAAATTTAGTTTCGGCTTCCTTTAAGGTGAAAGGACTCTATCACGATGTTTCCTCTCAGATTGAAAAGTTGAATGTCTACATCCGAGCCGAAGACCTTCAAAGTTTATTAGGCCTGGAAGCCGATCAATACCATGAAGCCGCCCTACTTCTTAAAGATGACAATCAAGTAGAAGCCGAGCTGAGCAAAGCCAAAGAGGCCTTCCCCCAGCTATTGGTAGAAAGCTGGAAAGACCTGGCCCCCGAATTAGCTTATGCTGATGAACTGATGTCGCAAATGCTCTATATCATAATTGGCATCATCATGCTGGCCCTCTCCTTTGGCATTATCAATACCATGTTAATGGCCGTTTTGGAACGTCGCAAAGAATTAGGCATGCTAATGAGCGTAGGCATGAGTAAAAGACGGGTCTTTGCTATGGTGATTATCGAAACCCTTTTACTGGCCTTAATAAGCGGACCCTTAGGCATTATAGCGGGCTATCTGAGCATCAGCTCTACGGCCGAAAGTGGTTTAAATCTGGCCATGTTTAGCGATGGTTTATCCAGCTATGGTATTGGCACCATTATCTATCCCAGCTTACCCCAAAGCTTCTATTTCGGAACCGCCGCCATAGTATTCATCATGACCTTGCTGGCAGCGATCTATCCCGCGCGACATGCGCTTAAACTCAACCCCGTTGAAACGATGCGAACTCTTTAA
- a CDS encoding ABC transporter permease, with protein MLFKIAWRNIWRNKRRSLITLASVAFALFFAIVMRSMQLGTYDKAYSSVINATTGFMQWQANGYWDKQTLERSFIPDSMAREKMLSDPGLEALLPRLESFALLASDQSETKPGFLKGVDAEMESQYFNLNEKLLRGALPQKGELGVCLASKLAESLKLDVGDTLIIVGQGYHGISANGKYPVLGVADLKNPVANKSTVYLDLAELQYLTGAYNRVSAEVLVPKDPEDLEALQSRLISDIDTASTTLLTWRQMLPELIEAMEADSAGGLAILFILYLVIGFGVFGTILMLTAERKPEFGILLSIGMNRGRLALSTFMETTFLNLLGIITGSLLALPIALYYHYNPIELSGDMDAMMEDYGMEPLLPFSIDPDIWFTHGGIVLCISVLVSLYAIASIYRLNPVKAMRR; from the coding sequence ATGCTATTCAAGATTGCCTGGCGAAATATTTGGCGCAACAAACGCCGGAGCCTGATTACTCTGGCTTCGGTTGCCTTTGCCCTCTTTTTCGCCATCGTAATGCGGAGCATGCAGCTGGGTACTTACGACAAAGCTTACTCCTCCGTAATTAATGCCACCACTGGCTTTATGCAGTGGCAAGCCAATGGCTACTGGGATAAGCAAACCCTGGAGCGCAGCTTTATCCCAGACAGTATGGCGCGTGAAAAAATGCTCAGCGACCCTGGTTTAGAAGCGCTATTGCCACGTCTCGAAAGCTTTGCTTTACTCGCATCTGATCAAAGTGAAACCAAACCCGGTTTTCTGAAAGGCGTTGATGCCGAAATGGAAAGCCAGTATTTCAACTTAAACGAAAAGCTCCTGCGCGGTGCCCTTCCTCAAAAAGGAGAACTAGGGGTTTGTTTGGCAAGCAAATTAGCCGAAAGCTTAAAGCTTGATGTGGGTGATACCCTCATTATTGTGGGTCAAGGTTATCATGGCATAAGTGCTAATGGCAAATATCCGGTATTGGGTGTGGCTGATTTGAAAAACCCGGTTGCCAATAAGAGCACAGTTTATCTGGATTTAGCCGAACTCCAATACCTCACCGGAGCTTATAATCGAGTGAGTGCCGAAGTATTGGTTCCTAAAGACCCTGAAGATTTGGAAGCCTTGCAAAGTCGATTAATTAGCGACATTGACACTGCCAGCACCACCCTGCTTACCTGGAGGCAAATGCTCCCCGAATTAATTGAGGCCATGGAGGCTGATAGCGCCGGGGGTTTGGCCATTCTCTTTATCCTTTACCTGGTGATTGGCTTTGGTGTATTTGGCACCATCCTTATGCTTACAGCGGAGCGAAAACCTGAATTCGGTATCCTCCTGTCCATTGGGATGAATCGCGGTCGTTTGGCCCTAAGCACCTTTATGGAAACTACCTTCCTCAATCTCTTAGGAATTATTACCGGCAGCCTTTTGGCCCTGCCCATTGCCCTTTACTACCATTACAATCCCATCGAACTCAGTGGTGATATGGACGCCATGATGGAGGACTATGGTATGGAACCACTCTTACCCTTTAGCATTGACCCCGACATTTGGTTTACCCATGGCGGAATTGTGCTTTGCATAAGCGTGCTGGTAAGCCTCTATGCTATTGCTAGCATTTACCGTTTGAACCCTGTAAAAGCCATGCGCCGATGA
- a CDS encoding outer membrane lipoprotein-sorting protein: MKTKILSLCLILSAGLFAQNPAEIVEKTENKLRGEQSYAELSMTIVRPSWSRTITMKTWSRGTDYSLILITSPARDKGTVFLKNRKEIYNWIPSIERQIKLPPSMMNQSWMGSDFTNDDLVTESSLVKDYEHKLLGEDTINGRKVWKIELKPKADAAVVWGKVVLHIDQQEYIHLKTEFYDEEEDLVNVMTAKKIGNLGGKILPVIVEMEPVAEPGHKTILQYHQLDFSVNIPREHFTTQYMKRVR; encoded by the coding sequence ATGAAAACGAAAATCCTCAGTCTGTGCTTAATCCTCTCTGCGGGCCTCTTTGCCCAGAACCCAGCAGAAATTGTGGAGAAAACCGAAAACAAATTGCGGGGAGAGCAGTCCTATGCCGAACTGTCCATGACCATTGTTCGCCCTAGTTGGAGCCGCACCATCACCATGAAAACCTGGAGTCGCGGTACCGATTACTCCCTCATTTTAATTACCTCTCCCGCCCGGGATAAAGGCACGGTATTTCTCAAGAATCGCAAGGAAATTTACAATTGGATTCCTAGCATCGAGCGTCAGATTAAGCTTCCACCCAGCATGATGAATCAAAGCTGGATGGGCTCCGACTTTACCAATGATGATTTGGTAACCGAATCTTCTCTGGTAAAAGATTACGAGCATAAGCTCTTGGGAGAAGACACTATCAATGGTCGTAAGGTGTGGAAAATCGAGCTAAAACCTAAAGCCGATGCCGCTGTAGTTTGGGGCAAGGTAGTTCTGCATATCGACCAACAGGAATATATCCACCTGAAAACGGAATTCTACGACGAAGAAGAGGACTTAGTTAATGTGATGACCGCCAAGAAAATTGGAAATCTCGGTGGTAAAATCCTCCCGGTAATTGTAGAAATGGAACCCGTGGCCGAGCCCGGACATAAGACCATTCTTCAATACCATCAATTAGACTTTTCGGTAAATATTCCTCGCGAACACTTTACCACTCAATACATGAAACGCGTCCGTTAA
- a CDS encoding TetR/AcrR family transcriptional regulator: MSPRNSAQNEAQRAQTRQQILMAGLKAFAEKGYTAASMAHIAKEAGVSKGLSYHYFKSKEDLLHGIFEMLVAMGEGMEDQIIGKSPKEQLRLTVEMSFQFMEQQLDIVRFMTAIAIQPEVTERLKELITKHKNLSIDMYRDIFEALSYDAPMVEAYAFGALMDGTVLGYLALGPDYPLEDMKQKILTKYHL, translated from the coding sequence ATGAGTCCACGTAATTCTGCTCAAAACGAAGCCCAAAGGGCACAAACCCGTCAGCAAATCCTAATGGCAGGCTTAAAGGCTTTCGCCGAAAAAGGATATACCGCCGCCAGCATGGCTCATATTGCTAAAGAAGCTGGGGTATCCAAAGGTTTAAGCTACCACTACTTTAAGAGCAAAGAAGATCTCTTACACGGTATTTTCGAAATGCTGGTCGCCATGGGTGAAGGCATGGAAGATCAAATTATCGGCAAGAGCCCTAAAGAGCAATTGCGTCTCACAGTAGAAATGTCTTTTCAGTTTATGGAGCAGCAACTGGATATTGTTCGCTTTATGACCGCCATAGCCATTCAGCCTGAAGTAACCGAACGCCTTAAGGAGCTTATTACCAAGCATAAGAACCTCAGCATAGATATGTATCGCGACATTTTTGAGGCCCTCTCTTATGATGCCCCAATGGTGGAGGCCTATGCCTTTGGTGCTTTGATGGATGGTACCGTGCTTGGCTATTTAGCCCTGGGCCCCGACTATCCCCTGGAAGATATGAAGCAAAAAATTCTAACTAAATATCATTTATGA
- a CDS encoding patatin-like phospholipase family protein: MKKTLLLILACLSLNAQNKDLKIGLVLSGGGAKCMAQIGALKVIEEAGIQIDYIGGTSMGAIVGAMYSLGYSASEIESYLGQVNWDALLTNEVPRNRLSFFDRKADSRYMLSFPIDSGGVHIPRGVNFAQYIMKELSTITQQSYPYIDFEELPIPFYCVATNLETGKPRIFSNGRLIDALRASSAFPSLFTPYLFEDSLYIDGGVVMNYPIQIMAEKELDYIIGIDMQDYLNDRDDLNSVVRVLEQTSAFLNSRNKTASEALSDIWITPKMPEAGVTTFDLFDEIVAKGEAEAREHWDELRALAEKDQGPKREIIKATPKQEFYVKKIQVNGLVSLTQSFVEGKLRVREAELCEVDKLEKGLDQLYGTKYFTNIDYTLVPADTGYILNINLREQHYFQSLKLGLNYSDDYNAAVLVNYTNRNLLFKNSRLSVDFALGDMPRGEISYFVDRGFIPTLGLKLRSYRFRYQNYLNRQALNERIYQDYTLDLFLQSTWRDAYAIGGGMQIEDIGIIQNFDQESFPNFQKGFINYYAFIDFDSFDEANFPRKGFQLNARYRIISERQGFEVFREPSSVLDFSLKQALSIAPKWTLISRAFGATTIGPNLDDPYRIYFGSMGMSYINYIEPFVGYRFMELSGRNAVMLRTDLNYEPFKNHFIQLKANIGRMESTFEELFDYDDFILGGYSLGYSYNSLVGPLELNIAGSTNHPDLYAYVRLGFWF; encoded by the coding sequence ATGAAAAAAACCCTGCTTCTGATTTTGGCTTGTCTAAGCCTAAATGCCCAAAACAAAGACCTTAAAATTGGTTTAGTCTTGAGCGGAGGAGGTGCCAAATGCATGGCACAAATCGGAGCCCTTAAAGTAATTGAGGAAGCCGGAATTCAAATCGACTATATCGGGGGTACATCCATGGGCGCGATTGTGGGGGCCATGTACAGCCTGGGCTATAGTGCCTCCGAAATTGAAAGCTACCTTGGACAGGTAAATTGGGATGCCCTGCTAACCAACGAAGTTCCACGCAACCGATTGAGCTTCTTCGACCGTAAGGCTGATTCTCGCTATATGTTAAGCTTCCCAATTGATAGCGGAGGGGTGCATATTCCGCGCGGTGTAAATTTTGCACAATATATCATGAAGGAGCTCAGCACCATAACCCAGCAGAGTTATCCTTATATCGATTTCGAAGAATTACCTATTCCCTTTTACTGCGTAGCCACTAATTTGGAAACCGGAAAACCCCGCATATTTAGTAATGGTCGTTTAATAGATGCCTTGCGAGCCAGCTCCGCATTTCCCTCCTTATTTACTCCATATCTATTTGAAGACAGTTTGTATATCGATGGCGGGGTTGTTATGAACTACCCCATCCAGATTATGGCCGAAAAAGAACTCGATTATATCATTGGGATAGATATGCAAGACTACCTCAACGATCGAGATGACCTGAACTCTGTGGTGCGAGTTTTGGAACAAACTTCCGCCTTTTTAAACTCCCGCAATAAAACCGCCTCCGAGGCTCTCTCTGATATTTGGATTACTCCTAAAATGCCGGAAGCAGGTGTAACCACTTTTGATCTTTTTGATGAAATTGTTGCCAAAGGAGAAGCCGAGGCCCGCGAGCATTGGGATGAATTGCGTGCCTTAGCCGAAAAAGACCAAGGACCTAAGCGAGAGATCATCAAAGCTACTCCCAAGCAAGAATTTTACGTAAAGAAGATTCAAGTGAATGGCCTAGTAAGCCTCACGCAAAGCTTTGTAGAAGGAAAACTAAGGGTTCGCGAAGCTGAGCTTTGTGAAGTGGATAAACTTGAGAAAGGTTTGGATCAACTCTATGGCACCAAGTATTTCACCAATATCGATTATACTCTGGTTCCTGCTGACACCGGCTATATCCTCAATATTAACCTCCGGGAACAGCACTATTTTCAGAGCCTAAAACTAGGCCTTAATTATAGCGACGACTACAATGCAGCGGTACTGGTTAATTATACCAACCGCAATCTACTCTTCAAAAACTCCCGGCTTAGTGTTGATTTTGCCCTTGGGGATATGCCCCGTGGTGAAATCAGCTACTTTGTGGATCGCGGCTTTATTCCTACTCTGGGTTTAAAGCTACGCAGCTATCGCTTCCGCTATCAAAACTACTTGAATAGGCAGGCCCTAAATGAGCGAATCTATCAGGATTATACCCTTGACCTTTTTCTACAATCTACCTGGCGCGATGCCTATGCCATTGGTGGAGGCATGCAAATTGAGGATATTGGCATCATTCAAAATTTTGATCAGGAAAGCTTCCCCAACTTCCAGAAGGGCTTCATTAATTACTACGCTTTTATCGACTTCGATTCCTTCGATGAGGCCAATTTCCCCCGCAAGGGATTCCAGCTCAATGCACGCTATCGCATTATTTCGGAAAGACAGGGTTTTGAGGTTTTCCGCGAACCCAGTTCGGTTTTAGACTTCTCCCTGAAGCAGGCCCTAAGCATCGCTCCAAAGTGGACCTTAATTAGCCGGGCTTTTGGCGCCACTACCATCGGACCTAATTTGGATGATCCCTATCGAATCTATTTTGGTAGCATGGGAATGTCCTATATCAATTATATCGAACCCTTCGTGGGCTACCGCTTTATGGAGCTCAGCGGCAGAAATGCGGTAATGCTGAGAACCGATCTCAATTATGAGCCTTTTAAAAATCACTTCATTCAGCTAAAGGCCAATATCGGACGTATGGAAAGCACCTTTGAGGAACTTTTTGATTACGATGATTTTATTCTCGGAGGCTATAGTCTTGGCTATAGCTACAATTCTTTGGTTGGACCTCTGGAGCTAAATATCGCCGGTAGCACCAATCACCCAGACCTTTACGCCTACGTACGTTTGGGCTTCTGGTTCTAA
- the uvrC gene encoding excinuclease ABC subunit UvrC — protein MPEEKISNILKTLPNKPGIYQHLDKNGKILYIGKAKDLRKRVSSYFTKGHDSARIRVMVSKIADIQTIITETEFDALILENNLIKEYQPRYNINLKDDKTYPWICIKKEPFPRIFPTRNPVKDGSEYFGPYASVKVMKTVLGLIRQLYPLRTCKLNLSPEAIESGKYRVCLEYHIGNCKGPCEGLQSEEDYLKDVQSARELIKGHLTKVKQMLQEQMQIAATNLQFEEAQRLKEKFEIVDRYQAKSTVVNPGITNVDVFTVFSDAEFAYVNLLKIVDGAVLQSHTLELKKKLEESNSRILEMAIPELRQRFKSTAREIFVSHEVDLEIPEVKIHIPQRGDKRSLIELSLKNGRYFRLEKLKNIQIVDPDRHVKRLMKQMQQDLRMKVEPRHIECFDNSNIQGTNPVSACVVFKDGKPSKKDYRHFNIKTVEGPDDFASMYEAVFRRYRRLLDEDEPLPQLIVIDGGKGQLGSALNALEDLDLRGKIAILGIAKRLEELYFPGDKYPLYLDKRSETLKVIQRLRDEAHRFGITHHRNRRSKGTFKSELSEIKGIGDESVKLLLRKFKSVKNIREASRENLKEVIGSKRAGIIYNHYHSDTEGK, from the coding sequence ATGCCTGAGGAAAAAATCTCCAATATCTTAAAGACTTTGCCCAATAAACCGGGCATCTATCAGCATTTAGATAAGAATGGAAAAATCCTCTATATCGGCAAAGCTAAGGATCTTCGGAAAAGAGTTTCTTCTTACTTCACAAAAGGTCATGACAGCGCCCGCATTCGCGTGATGGTGAGCAAGATTGCCGATATCCAAACTATCATTACCGAGACCGAATTCGATGCTCTGATTTTAGAGAATAACCTGATTAAAGAGTATCAACCACGCTATAATATCAACCTGAAGGATGACAAAACCTATCCCTGGATTTGCATCAAAAAGGAACCCTTCCCACGCATATTCCCAACTCGGAACCCGGTAAAAGATGGCAGTGAATATTTTGGACCCTATGCCTCGGTAAAGGTGATGAAAACAGTACTGGGGCTGATCCGCCAACTATACCCCTTGCGTACTTGCAAGCTTAATTTATCGCCCGAAGCTATCGAATCCGGGAAATACCGGGTCTGTTTGGAATATCATATTGGCAATTGTAAAGGCCCTTGTGAAGGACTACAATCGGAGGAAGACTACCTCAAGGATGTGCAATCCGCCCGCGAGCTTATTAAAGGCCATCTTACTAAGGTGAAGCAAATGCTGCAGGAGCAAATGCAAATTGCCGCCACGAATCTTCAATTTGAGGAAGCCCAGAGACTGAAGGAAAAATTTGAGATCGTAGATCGCTATCAAGCCAAAAGTACCGTGGTGAACCCGGGAATTACCAATGTGGATGTTTTTACCGTTTTCAGCGATGCGGAATTCGCATATGTAAACCTGCTCAAAATAGTAGATGGCGCCGTGCTGCAATCTCACACCTTGGAACTCAAGAAAAAGCTGGAAGAAAGCAATTCCCGAATTTTGGAAATGGCTATCCCCGAATTGCGTCAGCGCTTTAAGTCGACCGCCCGCGAGATCTTTGTTTCCCACGAAGTAGATCTGGAAATCCCAGAAGTGAAAATCCATATCCCCCAGAGGGGAGACAAGCGAAGCTTAATTGAGCTTTCGCTGAAGAATGGCCGTTATTTCCGACTCGAAAAACTCAAGAACATTCAAATTGTAGACCCCGATCGGCATGTGAAACGCCTCATGAAGCAAATGCAACAAGATTTGCGCATGAAGGTAGAGCCGCGGCATATCGAATGTTTCGACAACTCCAATATTCAGGGGACCAATCCCGTTTCAGCCTGTGTGGTTTTTAAAGATGGAAAGCCCAGTAAAAAAGACTACCGTCATTTTAATATCAAAACGGTGGAAGGCCCTGATGACTTTGCCAGTATGTACGAAGCGGTATTTAGACGGTACCGCCGTTTATTAGATGAAGATGAGCCCTTACCCCAATTAATTGTAATTGATGGGGGCAAAGGACAATTAGGATCCGCTTTAAATGCCTTGGAGGACCTTGATCTCCGAGGAAAAATTGCCATCTTGGGAATCGCTAAACGATTGGAAGAGTTATACTTTCCGGGCGACAAATACCCCTTATATTTAGATAAGCGCTCAGAAACTTTGAAAGTAATCCAACGTTTGCGCGATGAGGCGCATCGTTTTGGTATCACCCATCATCGTAACCGGCGATCCAAGGGCACCTTTAAGAGTGAACTAAGCGAGATTAAGGGCATTGGCGATGAAAGTGTAAAACTGCTTCTGAGGAAGTTTAAAAGCGTAAAGAATATCCGCGAAGCCAGCCGCGAAAACCTGAAAGAGGTAATTGGCAGTAAGCGTGCGGGAATTATATATAATCACTACCACTCCGATACCGAGGGAAAATGA
- a CDS encoding (deoxy)nucleoside triphosphate pyrophosphohydrolase, protein MTEVVCAIILNPESKIFAARRAPGKSFAGYWEFPGGKIEEGEKGADALQRELQEELGLDLEIGPSLHAVNWENKTGVFQLEAFICESDLEGMVLQDHDEWGWFEIEDLLEIEMMIADLALLPYLDKYLSQQ, encoded by the coding sequence ATGACTGAAGTGGTTTGCGCCATTATTTTGAATCCTGAGTCTAAGATATTTGCAGCCCGCCGCGCCCCCGGAAAAAGCTTTGCCGGCTATTGGGAATTCCCGGGTGGGAAGATTGAAGAGGGCGAAAAGGGAGCCGATGCACTCCAAAGAGAGTTGCAAGAAGAGCTGGGCCTGGATTTAGAAATAGGTCCCTCCTTACATGCGGTTAATTGGGAAAACAAAACCGGCGTATTTCAATTGGAGGCCTTTATCTGCGAAAGTGATTTGGAAGGTATGGTTCTCCAGGATCATGATGAATGGGGCTGGTTTGAAATCGAAGATTTATTAGAGATCGAAATGATGATTGCAGACCTGGCTCTTTTACCTTATCTGGATAAATACCTAAGTCAGCAATAA
- the lipB gene encoding lipoyl(octanoyl) transferase LipB codes for MKNSTVNQVLFRDLGLIDYQEAWDYQEQLFQETVDRKFQNRKLPEAEQKPTQSYLLFCEHPHVYTLGKSGKREHLLVSEQELKDLKATFYPINRGGDITYHGPGQLVGYPILDLDHFFPDIHKYLRYLEEVFIKVLADYGLKGERSDGETGVWFDVGTHKARKILALGVRASRWVTMHGWAFNVNTDLSYFGHIVPCGIYDKDVTSMERELGHPVDMAEIEAKAKQYFCEIFEVELI; via the coding sequence ATCAAAAATTCCACTGTAAATCAGGTACTGTTCCGCGACCTGGGTTTAATTGATTATCAAGAAGCCTGGGACTATCAAGAACAACTATTTCAGGAAACGGTAGACCGCAAGTTCCAAAACCGCAAATTGCCGGAAGCGGAGCAAAAGCCCACGCAGAGCTATTTACTCTTCTGCGAGCATCCCCATGTTTATACTCTGGGGAAAAGCGGCAAACGCGAACACCTATTGGTTTCTGAGCAAGAGCTCAAAGACCTAAAGGCTACTTTCTACCCTATTAATAGAGGTGGTGATATCACGTACCACGGGCCAGGCCAATTGGTGGGATATCCTATTCTGGACCTAGATCACTTCTTCCCCGATATCCATAAATACCTGCGCTACCTCGAAGAGGTCTTTATTAAGGTATTGGCCGACTATGGTTTAAAGGGAGAGCGTTCGGATGGCGAAACCGGAGTATGGTTTGATGTAGGTACTCACAAAGCCCGAAAAATTCTAGCCCTCGGAGTTAGAGCCAGTCGCTGGGTAACTATGCATGGTTGGGCTTTTAATGTAAATACCGATCTGTCTTATTTCGGGCATATTGTACCCTGCGGTATTTACGATAAGGACGTTACCTCCATGGAACGCGAATTAGGTCATCCGGTAGACATGGCCGAAATTGAAGCCAAGGCCAAGCAATACTTCTGCGAAATTTTTGAGGTAGAACTGATCTAA
- a CDS encoding bifunctional phosphoglucose/phosphomannose isomerase, whose protein sequence is MKDLIASFSAHLQDALQTLQNFQFKAPDRAIQNVMITGLGGSGIGGSTILDLTINEAKVPVTVNKNYDIPAFVGRHTLVIACSYSGNTEETLQAVAKAEAQGAMIACISSGGQLKAIAEEKGYNCLSMIGGNAPRSMFAYPFTFLLYYLRAFGVIGSDPQTAISGAIELLDAEENNIRQDSEKLAEKLQNTTVQILANAGYIGVAARIRQQLNENAKMLAWEAEVPEMNHNELVGWEGGSNQYSCLFLRNDSDNPRNLKRMDIIREIIGEKTPHVFELQSKGANNIERALYLIHYGDWLSYFLSELNQVDIMDIKSIDLLKSELSKIPL, encoded by the coding sequence GTGAAAGACTTAATCGCGAGTTTTAGTGCCCATTTGCAAGACGCCTTGCAAACCTTGCAAAATTTTCAATTTAAGGCTCCAGATCGCGCCATTCAAAATGTGATGATTACCGGCTTAGGTGGATCAGGCATTGGAGGTAGTACGATTTTAGATCTAACGATTAACGAAGCGAAAGTTCCGGTTACCGTAAATAAAAACTACGACATCCCCGCCTTTGTGGGTCGTCATACTTTAGTTATTGCCTGTTCTTATTCCGGCAATACCGAAGAAACTTTACAAGCAGTAGCTAAAGCGGAAGCGCAAGGAGCCATGATTGCTTGTATTAGCTCTGGCGGTCAGCTTAAAGCCATAGCCGAAGAAAAAGGCTACAATTGCTTAAGTATGATTGGTGGCAATGCTCCTCGTTCCATGTTTGCTTACCCCTTTACTTTCTTACTCTATTATCTGCGTGCATTTGGGGTAATCGGAAGTGATCCACAAACTGCAATCAGCGGTGCCATTGAACTCCTCGACGCCGAGGAAAACAATATTCGTCAAGACTCCGAAAAATTAGCGGAAAAGCTGCAAAATACCACCGTGCAAATTTTGGCCAATGCCGGCTATATTGGCGTTGCTGCTCGAATTCGTCAGCAGTTAAACGAAAACGCCAAAATGTTGGCTTGGGAGGCCGAGGTGCCCGAAATGAACCACAATGAGTTAGTTGGCTGGGAAGGTGGTAGCAATCAGTATTCTTGCCTCTTCCTACGCAATGACTCCGACAATCCTCGCAATTTGAAGCGAATGGATATTATTCGTGAGATTATTGGCGAAAAGACTCCCCATGTTTTCGAATTGCAGAGCAAAGGAGCAAACAATATTGAGCGTGCCTTGTATTTAATTCATTATGGTGATTGGTTGTCTTATTTCCTCTCCGAATTAAATCAGGTAGATATTATGGACATCAAATCCATTGATCTCCTTAAATCCGAATTATCAAAAATTCCACTGTAA
- a CDS encoding lipoprotein signal peptidase: MRKALWIILGVLILDQALKIWVKTSFTLGEDLVITDWFILHFTENPGMAFGVEFGGTWGKLLLSVFRIATVVLIFLWLKKLSKRDIPFGGIVAVALILAGALGNIIDSALYGIIFEASTYDHISQAFPADGGYAPFLFGKVVDMFYFPIFKGYLPEWLGGDYFVFFRPVFNLADAAISTGVGLLILHQKSVFKEEDTSSKEEISPENQNKQP; the protein is encoded by the coding sequence ATGCGAAAAGCACTTTGGATCATTCTGGGTGTACTGATCCTCGATCAAGCCCTTAAAATTTGGGTGAAAACCTCTTTTACCCTGGGTGAAGATCTGGTCATCACAGACTGGTTCATTTTACATTTTACCGAAAATCCGGGCATGGCCTTTGGGGTCGAATTTGGCGGTACCTGGGGTAAGTTACTCCTCAGTGTATTCCGAATTGCCACAGTGGTGCTGATTTTCCTCTGGCTTAAAAAACTGAGCAAGCGCGATATCCCCTTTGGGGGTATTGTGGCGGTAGCGCTGATTTTAGCTGGTGCCCTCGGTAATATTATTGATTCTGCACTGTACGGAATCATCTTCGAAGCCTCTACTTATGATCATATTTCCCAGGCCTTTCCGGCAGATGGTGGCTATGCGCCCTTTCTTTTTGGGAAGGTGGTAGATATGTTCTACTTCCCCATATTTAAAGGCTATTTACCCGAATGGCTGGGAGGAGATTACTTCGTTTTCTTTAGGCCGGTATTTAATTTAGCGGATGCCGCTATCTCAACTGGGGTAGGACTCTTAATTTTACACCAGAAATCCGTTTTTAAAGAGGAAGACACTTCGTCTAAAGAAGAAATTTCGCCTGAAAACCAAAACAAGCAACCGTGA